Proteins found in one Oncorhynchus mykiss isolate Arlee chromosome 17, USDA_OmykA_1.1, whole genome shotgun sequence genomic segment:
- the LOC110485424 gene encoding lysophosphatidic acid receptor 2 isoform X1, with amino-acid sequence MDKLTDDVPGCYYNRTVQFFYEQSGKNISAHWRPRDYVVVSLGMGVSVIVILANILVMVAIFINRRFHFPIYYLLGNLAAADLFSGIAYLHLMFHTGPWTIKLSKNQWFVRQTLIDSSLTASVLNLLAIALERHQTIFTMQLHSKMTNRRVVLLIALIWGLAIFMGLVPTMGWHCLCDLENCSTMAPMYKRSYLVFWAVLNLFTFSLMVAAYTRIFVYVRHKSQRMSQHTSQIRHKETVFNLMKTVSMILGCFVICWTPGLVLLMLDGLGCESCQVLRYEKYCLVLAECNSLVNPIIYSFRDTDMLQTFKRILCCLCRRGDAGRKDTLSGMRCNTLEQEPYENGDAELVEKTRGAPLILKGTEDMMTSTES; translated from the exons ATGGACAAGTTGACAGACGATGTCCCCGGGTGCTACTACAACCGTACAGTGCAGTTCTTCTACGAACAAAGTGGCAAGAACATCAGCGCCCACTGGCGTCCTCGGGACTACGTGGTGGTGAGCCTGGGCATGGGTGTGTCTGTCATCGTCATCCTGGCCAACATCCTGGTCATGGTGGCCATCTTCATCAACCGACGATTCCACTTCCCTATCTACTATCTGCTAG GCAACCTGGCGGCAGCAGACCTGTTCTCAGGTATTGCCTACCTGCACCTGATGTTCCACACTGGGCCCTGGACCATCAAGCTGTCCAAGAACCAGTGGTTTGTACGCCAG ACCCTGATCGACTCCAGTCTGACAGCATCGGTGTTGAACCTCCTGGCCATCGCCTTGGAGCGTCACCAGACCATCTTCaccatgcag CTCCACAGTAAGATGACCAACCGCCGCGTGGTGCTGCTCATCGCCCTTATCTGGGGCCTAGCCATCTTCATGGGCCTGGTTCCCACCATGGGCTGGCACTGTCTGTGTGACCTGGAAAACTGCTCCACCATGGCCCCCATGTACAAACGCTCCTACCTGGTGTTCTGGGCTGTGCTCAACCTGTTCACCTTCTCTCTCATGGTGGCTGCCTACACCAGGATCTTTGTGTACGTCAGACACAAGAGCCAGAGGATGTCTCAGCACACCAGCCAGATACGACACAAGGAGACTGTATTCAACCTGATGAAGACGGTTTCTATGATCCTGG GTTGTTTTGTGATCTGCTGGACCCCGGGCCTGGTGTTGTTGATGTTGGATGGTCTGGGCTGTGAATCTTGCCAGGTGCTGCGTTATGAGAAGTACTGTCTGGTCCTGGCTGAGTGTAACTCCCTGGTCAACCCCATCATCTACAGCTTCAGAGACACGGACATGTTACAGACCTTCAAGCGGATCCTCTGCTGCCTGTGTCGCCGCGGCGACGCCGGCCGCAAAGACACGCTGTCCGGCATGCGCTGCAACACCCTGGAGCAAGAG
- the LOC110485424 gene encoding lysophosphatidic acid receptor 2 isoform X2, with translation MDKLTDDVPGCYYNRTVQFFYEQSGKNISAHWRPRDYVVVSLGMGVSVIVILANILVMVAIFINRRFHFPIYYLLGNLAAADLFSGIAYLHLMFHTGPWTIKLSKNQWFVRQTLIDSSLTASVLNLLAIALERHQTIFTMQLHSKMTNRRVVLLIALIWGLAIFMGLVPTMGWHCLCDLENCSTMAPMYKRSYLVFWAVLNLFTFSLMVAAYTRIFVYVRHKSQRMSQHTSQIRHKETVFNLMKTVSMILGCFVICWTPGLVLLMLDGLGCESCQVLRYEKYCLVLAECNSLVNPIIYSFRDTDMLQTFKRILCCLCRRGDAGRKDTLSGMRCNTLEQERERDVLQRQDLNESG, from the exons ATGGACAAGTTGACAGACGATGTCCCCGGGTGCTACTACAACCGTACAGTGCAGTTCTTCTACGAACAAAGTGGCAAGAACATCAGCGCCCACTGGCGTCCTCGGGACTACGTGGTGGTGAGCCTGGGCATGGGTGTGTCTGTCATCGTCATCCTGGCCAACATCCTGGTCATGGTGGCCATCTTCATCAACCGACGATTCCACTTCCCTATCTACTATCTGCTAG GCAACCTGGCGGCAGCAGACCTGTTCTCAGGTATTGCCTACCTGCACCTGATGTTCCACACTGGGCCCTGGACCATCAAGCTGTCCAAGAACCAGTGGTTTGTACGCCAG ACCCTGATCGACTCCAGTCTGACAGCATCGGTGTTGAACCTCCTGGCCATCGCCTTGGAGCGTCACCAGACCATCTTCaccatgcag CTCCACAGTAAGATGACCAACCGCCGCGTGGTGCTGCTCATCGCCCTTATCTGGGGCCTAGCCATCTTCATGGGCCTGGTTCCCACCATGGGCTGGCACTGTCTGTGTGACCTGGAAAACTGCTCCACCATGGCCCCCATGTACAAACGCTCCTACCTGGTGTTCTGGGCTGTGCTCAACCTGTTCACCTTCTCTCTCATGGTGGCTGCCTACACCAGGATCTTTGTGTACGTCAGACACAAGAGCCAGAGGATGTCTCAGCACACCAGCCAGATACGACACAAGGAGACTGTATTCAACCTGATGAAGACGGTTTCTATGATCCTGG GTTGTTTTGTGATCTGCTGGACCCCGGGCCTGGTGTTGTTGATGTTGGATGGTCTGGGCTGTGAATCTTGCCAGGTGCTGCGTTATGAGAAGTACTGTCTGGTCCTGGCTGAGTGTAACTCCCTGGTCAACCCCATCATCTACAGCTTCAGAGACACGGACATGTTACAGACCTTCAAGCGGATCCTCTGCTGCCTGTGTCGCCGCGGCGACGCCGGCCGCAAAGACACGCTGTCCGGCATGCGCTGCAACACCCTGGAGCAAGAG agagagagagacgttctACAACGCCAAGACTTGAATGAGTCCGGTTGA